The Deltaproteobacteria bacterium genome includes the window ACCCGGAGTTCGCACGGCGCCGATCCGGCAGATTACCGGCAAGCGCCACTTCAGCGAGTTATTTCTCGACGACGTGCGCGTACCGAGAGCCAATCTGGTGGGCGAGCTCAACCGCGGCTGGCTGATTGCCAAAGCGACGCTATCGTTCGAGCGCTCCGGTTTGGCGGGCGTGGTCGAGCTCGAACACCACCTCGAGGGCGTGCGGCGACTGGCCGGGGCGCTGGGGCGGCTACAGGATCCCCTCATCCGCCAGCGGCTGGTGCAGTTGCTGATTGAGAAGGAGACGTTGAAGTACACCGGCTATCGCGCCCTGACCCAGCAGCTGCGCGGCGCCGCGCCCGGGCCGGAGTCGGCCGTCGGCAAGCTGGCCTCGTCGGAGCTGCGCGCGCGGGTGATGGACCTGGCTCTGGAAATCGAAGGCGCCTACGCCGGCATCGGCCGCGGCAATGCCCGCGCCCTTGATCGCGGCCGGTGGCAGGGGCTGTATCTCGACGCCCGCGCCTACACCATTGGCGGCGGCACCTCGGAGGTGATGCGCAACATCATCGCCGAGCGCGCCCTCGGCCTGCCGAAAAGCACTGCCGGCTAGTTGGTGGTGCGAGGCAGAGAAGACCGGAGGCTTACAACGGATTGAGCGGGTGGGGTGGATTCGGAGCGGATGAGTCCAATGGCGACATCGAAGCCTTGGCCTTTGTGCCAGTCCGTCAGCTGGCTGATCCGCCGAATAGCCGGCGAAAGAAGCCGGCGATGGCCGACCAGATTACGTGCAGGACAATCGGCACGATCCGGATCGGCTTGGCCTCCGCCGCTGCCGGTGGTGACGTCGATTGAGCGGCGCCTGCCTGCGCCACTTCCAGGCGGGCTTTGACGCTGGCGGCGAACTGCTGGAACAGCTGGTGAGCGACGCCCTGGATCATGCCGCGACCGACCTGGACGATGCGGCCGGTGAGATCGACGCTGGCTTCGGCAACTACTTCGGTCTGGCCGTCGGGCAACGGCCGCAGCCGGCTGCTCAGGTTGCCCTTGGCGATGCCGCCGCCGGTCTCGCGCCCCTCGGCTACCATTCGCATGACGTAGCTCGGCTCGTCGATTTCGGTGAATTGGACGCGGCCCTTGTAGGTGGTGGTAATGGCGCCCACCTTGATCTTGACGTTGCCCATGAAGGTCCGCTCATCCACCACGCTGTCGAGCGCAGCGCCCGGCATGCAAGCGACCACCTGCTGCGGATCCATAACGAAGCGCCAGACCTCGGCGATGGGTGCGCGTACTTGAAAGGTTTCCTGTATCTCGATTGCCATCAGCTTTGCCTGCGTTTCCGTGGCTGCCCTTATCTTCTGCCCTCAGTCGGGTCAACGCCGCCGGCAACGGTGCGGTTCGGCAGGTCGGATCTCACCCGCCCAACGCGCGGTAGGCTTTGTCGAACTCCCACACGATCAGCGCACCGGCGAGGGCGACGTGACCGCTGCGGCCGATGCGCACGTAGGCCGCCGTCGCCGCCGGGTTACGGTCACCGAGCACGATCACCAGCGGCGCGCCGCTGGCGGGGTGCAGCTCGATCTCCGCCTGCGGCGATTCCAGTCCGTAGTCGCGCAAGGCCGCGGGGCTGTCATCGAGCCGCATCAGCTCGCCGAGCTGACTGAGGTTATCGAGGAAGTCGGGGATAGCGTTGGCGCGCTCGGCGCCGCTCCAGCCCTCGCCTGCCCGCACCGCTTCCAGCCGGCGTCCCTGGCGGGTCAACACCACGCGCGTGATCTCACGCGCAGTGAAGCTAAGCAACGGTGGCGCTTGCTGCGTCGGGTCCACGGCCTTGGGCTCGCCCAACAGGTCGGGAGGCTGGGGCCGCTCCGGCGGCGGCGGCGGCTCCAAGAGCAATACCGCCGCCCCCGCCGCGACCAGCAGCGCCAGCACCAGCGTGCCGCGCCCGCCGATCATGTGCCGCCCCGCCGGCGCCGGCGGGCGGTGACCACGATACCAATCAGCAGCAGTACCGCCGGCTGTACCACCACCGCGCTCCAGAAGATCATGCGCCCCTGACGCGCGGTGAGCGAGATCGGCGACAGGCTGCCGTGCTGCAGGCCTTTGCGCCGCACCGCCACCAGGTCCTCGTCCTCCGCCAGCACCGCCACCGTGCTCATGAACAGGTCCTTGTTTCCCATCAGGTTCAGGTACAGATTGCCGGCGAAGTCGGAGTCGCCGAACACCGCCACGCGGCCGGGCGCAGCGCTCTGGCCGCCGTCGCTCTCGGCGGTGTTGGTGACGTTTGCCATCACCGCCACCGGCAGCGGTCCGTTCTTATCGACGGTGGGGCGAAAGCGCACGTTGCCCTCCGGCGGCGCCTGGGTATCGATGCGCGCCCAACTCTCCGGGCTGGTCAGCGCCAGCAACGAGACCACCACGCCCGCGCGGTTCTCTTCAACCGGTTCGAGGCTGCGGGCGAGCGAGAAGACGGCCGCGGTCTCGAGGTTCTTGCGGAACGTGCCTTCATCGAAGATCGGCACCCGCGGCATGAAGCTATCGGCGCCGAAGAAACGATTGCGCTCGTCGACGATCAGGTCGGGGTTGAGCTTGATGTTGAAGCGCGCCAGCAGCGCCGCCACCGCGGCCGAGGCCTCGGGATCGACCAGGAAGAAGAGCCGGCCGCCGCGCCGGGCGGCGGCTTCGAGTTGATCGGCCTCGCCGGGAAACAAGTCGCGCGTGGGACCGGCCGAAATCACCACCGTGCAATCCGCCGGCACGCCCTCGGGGGGCAGCCGCTCGATCACGCGCACGCCGAAGTTCTCGCGTTCGAGCGCTTTGGCCACCTCGCTGTAGCCGCGCCGTTCACTGTTCTCACTCGGGCTGTGTTCGCCGTGCCCGGTGAGAAAACAGAGCGTCCGCGGCCCGCGCGCGCTCAGCTTGAGTAGGGCGTTGGTGATCTCTATTTCGTCGAGGGAACTGAGCGGCACCACCCGCTGCCCGCCCTCGATCACGCCGGTGTTGTAGCTGGCGATGGTGAACTTCTTGGCCAGGCCGGGGCTGCGGTCGAGATCATAGAGGCCGAAGTCGATGGCCGGCGAAGCGGCGCTGAACTGCTCCAGCAGGTCTTCCACCTGGCGGCGCTGCCCGGCCTCCTGGCTGCTGCAGAAAGCGTAGATCTTCACCCGCTCGGTCACCTTGCGCGCGATCTTCAACGACTGGTCGGAGAGTACGAAGCTTTGCGTCGGCGTCAGGTCGTAGCGCCGGTTGTGCCGCTCGCTCAACACGATGGCGATGCCGCCCAAGGCCAGCGCCAGCACCACCTGCACCGCCAACAAGGCGGCCTGGCGGGCGGCGTGGCTCGACCACGGCATGCGCGCCATCTGCGCCGCCCCTCACCGCACCCCGCGCCAAGCGCGCGAGCCGAGCGATTGCAGGGTGAAGAACAAGAAGAGCGCGGTGAAGACGGCGAAGAACACCACGTCGCGAATGTCGATCACCCCGCGTGAGAAGTTGAAGAAGCGGTCGAAGAGCGACAGCCGCAGCAGCGCTCGCACGATCCGCTGCTCGGCCACCTCCTCGTTCCAGGTCACGAACCAGAAGAACACCAGGATGCCATAGGTCACCATCGCGCTGACCACCTGGTTCTCGGTCAGCGAGGAGATGAATAGGCCGCAGGCGATGAAGGCGGTGCCGAGCAGCACGATGCCGAGATAGGCCGCCGCCAGCGGGCCGATGTCGAACTGGTAGAAGCGGTAGAAGACGGCCGGATTGAGCAGGGTCGGCAACAGCATCGCCAGAAAGAAGAGCCAGGCCGCCAAGAACTTCCCGAGCACGATCGCCGCGTCGCTCACCGGGTAGGTCCACAGCAGCTCGATGGTGCCGAGTTTCTTCTCTTCGGCAAATAGCCGCATCGTCACCAGCGGCAGCACCAGCAAGGCGCACAGCCGCATGTCGAGGAAGACGTACTGCCACAGCCCGGTCGGCAGCACGTAGCCGCCGAAGAGGACGAAGAAGATCAGATCGCTGTAAAAGAAGTAGCCGCTCAGCAGCAGGAACACCGCCAGTAGCACGTAGGCGATGAACGAGCTGAAATAGGAGCGCAGCTCACGCCGGCAGATGACCAGTGCTTTCATTGGCGCTGATCCGCGGTGGTGGTCTCGGCGGGAGTTTCGGAATGAGACACCATGGTGAGAAAGATGTCTTCGAGCGACAGCGTCAGCGGCCGCAGCTCACGCAGCCCCCAGCCCGCCGCGGTGACCGCGGCGGCGATGTCCGCGCGCAGATCGCACTCCTTGGCGGTGCTGACGGTGAGGGCAACCACGCCGCCCTCTGGTGCCGGTTCGAGTTCGGGCTCGAGGCGCAATACCCCCGGAATAGCGTGCAGCCGGCGGCGAACTTCGGCCGCGGGTCCGATCACCTCGAGATGAATCTCCGAGGTCCGGCGCAGCCGCTGGTTGAGATTGCGCGGCGTGTCCACCGCCAGGACCCGGCCTTTGTTGATGATGATGACGCGATCGCAGGTGGCTTCGACTTCGGAAAGAATGTGCGTCGACAGGATCACCGTGCGTTCGCCTTGCAGGCGGCGGATCAGGGCGCGCATCTCGGCGACCTGCTCGGGATCGAGCCCAGAGGTGGGCTCGTCGAGAATCAGCACCTGCGGCTCTCCTACCAGCGCCTGGGCGATGCCGACGCGCTGGCGGTAGCCCTTCGACAGCGTGCCGATGATACGATGCTGCATCTGGGCTAGGCCGCAACTGGCCAGCAAGTCGGGCAGTTGGCGGCCGGCCTGGGCGCGCGCCATTCCCTTCATCTCGGCGACGTAGGTGAGGTAATCGCGTACCGTCATGTCGAGATAGAGCGACACCCGCTCCGGGAAATAGCCCACCACGCCGCGCGCCTGCTGCGCCTGCGCGACCACGTCGTAGCCCGCCACCAGCGCGCGCCCGGCCGTGGGCGGGAACACCCCGGCCAGGACGCGCATGGTGGTGCTCTTGCCGGCACCGTTGGGCCCCAGAAAACCGACGATCTCACCGCGGCCGACCTGGAACGACACGCCGGCAATGGCGGTGAATGCCCCGAACTGTTTGGTTAGACCTTCGGCCAGGATCATGCGCGTCTGCAATCCTAACGAAGCCCGCGCGCGGGCTCAAATCCGTGCGGCGGCTCGTGCAAGCCGCGTGCAAGTATTGCTCGGCCGGCGGCTTGTCAAGTGCCCGCCGCGGATGGTGCCCACCGCAGATGGCTGCGTGCGCGTGCCGCACTGGCGCACCACGCCTCGGCTGCATACAATGCCGCGCATGACCAAGCTCAGGGCGATCGCTCCCGCCGCGCTGCTGTTGGGTGCCGCGATCTACGCCTGCACCAGCGCACCCTACACCGGGCGCTCGCAACTGGTGCTGGTGTCGGAGTCGCAGGAAGTCCAGCTCGGTATCGACGCCTACCGCCAGGTGTTGAGCAAAGCGGTGCTGGTGCAAGAAGCGCCGGTGCTCGCTTTGGTCCGCCGCGTCGGCGAGCGGGTACAGGCCGCGGCCGACAAGCCCGACTACAAGTGGGAGTTCAACGTTATCGACGACGACAGCATGATCAACGCCTTCGCTCTGCCCGGCGGCAAGGTGGCCGTCTACACCGGGCTCTTCGAGGTGGCGCAGGATGAAGCCGGCTTGGCCGCGG containing:
- a CDS encoding ABC transporter ATP-binding protein, which codes for MILAEGLTKQFGAFTAIAGVSFQVGRGEIVGFLGPNGAGKSTTMRVLAGVFPPTAGRALVAGYDVVAQAQQARGVVGYFPERVSLYLDMTVRDYLTYVAEMKGMARAQAGRQLPDLLASCGLAQMQHRIIGTLSKGYRQRVGIAQALVGEPQVLILDEPTSGLDPEQVAEMRALIRRLQGERTVILSTHILSEVEATCDRVIIINKGRVLAVDTPRNLNQRLRRTSEIHLEVIGPAAEVRRRLHAIPGVLRLEPELEPAPEGGVVALTVSTAKECDLRADIAAAVTAAGWGLRELRPLTLSLEDIFLTMVSHSETPAETTTADQRQ
- a CDS encoding ABC transporter permease subunit: MKALVICRRELRSYFSSFIAYVLLAVFLLLSGYFFYSDLIFFVLFGGYVLPTGLWQYVFLDMRLCALLVLPLVTMRLFAEEKKLGTIELLWTYPVSDAAIVLGKFLAAWLFFLAMLLPTLLNPAVFYRFYQFDIGPLAAAYLGIVLLGTAFIACGLFISSLTENQVVSAMVTYGILVFFWFVTWNEEVAEQRIVRALLRLSLFDRFFNFSRGVIDIRDVVFFAVFTALFLFFTLQSLGSRAWRGVR
- a CDS encoding GldG family protein, whose translation is MARMPWSSHAARQAALLAVQVVLALALGGIAIVLSERHNRRYDLTPTQSFVLSDQSLKIARKVTERVKIYAFCSSQEAGQRRQVEDLLEQFSAASPAIDFGLYDLDRSPGLAKKFTIASYNTGVIEGGQRVVPLSSLDEIEITNALLKLSARGPRTLCFLTGHGEHSPSENSERRGYSEVAKALERENFGVRVIERLPPEGVPADCTVVISAGPTRDLFPGEADQLEAAARRGGRLFFLVDPEASAAVAALLARFNIKLNPDLIVDERNRFFGADSFMPRVPIFDEGTFRKNLETAAVFSLARSLEPVEENRAGVVVSLLALTSPESWARIDTQAPPEGNVRFRPTVDKNGPLPVAVMANVTNTAESDGGQSAAPGRVAVFGDSDFAGNLYLNLMGNKDLFMSTVAVLAEDEDLVAVRRKGLQHGSLSPISLTARQGRMIFWSAVVVQPAVLLLIGIVVTARRRRRGGT
- a CDS encoding DUF4340 domain-containing protein; translation: MIGGRGTLVLALLVAAGAAVLLLEPPPPPERPQPPDLLGEPKAVDPTQQAPPLLSFTAREITRVVLTRQGRRLEAVRAGEGWSGAERANAIPDFLDNLSQLGELMRLDDSPAALRDYGLESPQAEIELHPASGAPLVIVLGDRNPAATAAYVRIGRSGHVALAGALIVWEFDKAYRALGG
- a CDS encoding acyl-CoA dehydrogenase family protein, with amino-acid sequence MDLSYSHEDEEFRARVRRWLRLHLAEAAKAPREPSAAIEHAKAWQRRMYEAGFVGIAWPEAYGGQAASLTQQVVLNEELARSGAPPLINTIGLNILGPALILHGSEEQKRRFLPRILAAEDIWCQGFSEPDAGSDLAALRTRAVVDGDVFIVNGQKLWTSLGPIADWCFLLVRTDTAVPKQEGISYLLMDMKSPGVRTAPIRQITGKRHFSELFLDDVRVPRANLVGELNRGWLIAKATLSFERSGLAGVVELEHHLEGVRRLAGALGRLQDPLIRQRLVQLLIEKETLKYTGYRALTQQLRGAAPGPESAVGKLASSELRARVMDLALEIEGAYAGIGRGNARALDRGRWQGLYLDARAYTIGGGTSEVMRNIIAERALGLPKSTAG
- a CDS encoding SRPBCC family protein, whose translation is MAIEIQETFQVRAPIAEVWRFVMDPQQVVACMPGAALDSVVDERTFMGNVKIKVGAITTTYKGRVQFTEIDEPSYVMRMVAEGRETGGGIAKGNLSSRLRPLPDGQTEVVAEASVDLTGRIVQVGRGMIQGVAHQLFQQFAASVKARLEVAQAGAAQSTSPPAAAEAKPIRIVPIVLHVIWSAIAGFFRRLFGGSAS